The following coding sequences are from one Melanotaenia boesemani isolate fMelBoe1 chromosome 17, fMelBoe1.pri, whole genome shotgun sequence window:
- the iffo1a gene encoding non-homologous end joining factor IFFO1, producing the protein MPDFEHFRFSYSSMNPFLGESGFLGPQQQHHQMMGQTDSAIPEPGYFLGDHGGFGPDGLTGLDLGALPPSGLAYLHLNTPLHRVPPAATALRNDLGSNISVLKTLNLRFRCFLAKVHELERRNKLLEKQLQQALEDNSGGDVEKPLTKDMGVQTGFIGPIPTRPNLIPLHNVNNSAYLPGGLLSPTLNPPSLFDNKYLLGNNLNTDSNSNLTMSGFSISPALSPSDPSRTNINEKHSHHTGTNTNTLPPPPRFLPGTIWSFNHTRRFGVGKESCVTGPGVSWTHPDGVGVQIDTITPEIRALYNVLAKVKRERDEYKRRWEEEYAARMDLQEKVAELEEDLQESEVYQDELALRVKQLKAELVLFKGLVSNNLSDLDSKIQEKAMKVDMDICRRIDITARLCDVAQQRNCEDVINMFQVTTPPSTLSRRARNLSGQSSKGGDGEEQSMSENEGGGAKDEESCSTSANQINEQMQRMLNQLRECEFEDDCDSLAWEETEETLLLWEDFPGCTLGVETQGEVQDESIEKVIKDTESLFKSREKEYQDTIDQIELELATAKSDMNRHLHEYMEMCSMKRGLDVQMETCRRLITQSGDRKSTSLITLTVDDSDSEEKDRKKPALPANSENRDSCCDINAAIPPLTWRKP; encoded by the exons ATGCCGGATTTCGAGCATTTCAGATTTTCCTATTCGAGCATGAATCCGTTCCTGGGGGAGAGCGGCTTCCTGGGTccgcagcagcagcatcaccagATGATGGGACAAACAGACTCAGCCATCCCGGAGCCAGGCTACTTCCTTGGAGACCATGGAGGATTTGGGCCTGATGGTTTGACCGGACTGGACCTGGGCGCCCTGCCGCCGTCGGGCCTGGCCTACCTGCATCTGAACACCCCCCTCCACCGCGTGCCTCCAGCGGCTACAGCGCTCCGCAACGACCTGGGCTCCAACATCAGCGTACTGAAAACCTTAAACCTGCGGTTCCGCTGTTTCCTCGCTAAAGTGCACGAGTTAGAGCGCAGGAACAAGTTActggagaagcagctgcagcaggcgTTAGAGGACAACAGCGGGGGAGATGTAGAGAAACCTCTCACCAAAGACATGGGGGTCCAGACTGGATTTATCGGGCCTATTCCAACCAGACCGAACCTCATCCCGCTCCACAACGTCAACAACTCGGCCTACTTACCTGGTGGCCTCCTCTCTCCCACCCTGAACCCACCTTCACTCTTTGACAATAAATACCTCCTGGGAAACAACCTCAACACAGACTCGAACTCCAACCTTACCATGTCCGGCTTTTCCATCAGCCCAGCACTGAGTCCCAGCGACCCGTCCAGAACCAACATCAACGAGAAGCACTCTCATCACACCGGGACAAACACTAacactcttcctcctcctccgcgCTTCCTGCCCGGAACGATCTGGTCCTTCAACCACACCCGCCGGTTTGGCGTCGGAAAGGAGTCGTGCGTAACGGGGCCTGGGGTCTCCTGGACGCACCCTGACGGTGTGGGGGTCCAGATTGACACCATCACCCCGGAAATCAGGGCTCTATACAACGTGCTGGCCAAGgtgaagagagaaagagatgaaTACAAGAGAAG ATGGGAAGAAGAGTACGCGGCCAGGATGGACCTGCAAGAGAAAGTGGCTGAACTTGAAGAG gaCCTGCAGGAAAGTGAAGTGTATCAGGATGAGCTGGCTCTCAGGGTGAAGCAGCTCAAAGCAGAGCTTGTTCTCTTTAAAGGACTCGTCAGCAAC AATCTGTCAGATCTAGACAGTAAGATCCAGGAAAAAGCCATGAAGGTGGACATGGACATCTGCCGGCGCATTGACATCACTGCCCGCCTCTGTGATGTCGCCCAGCAGAGGAACTGTGAAGACGTTATCAACATGTTCCAG GTAACCACGCCTCCCTCCACTTTGAGCCGCCGTGCCAGGAACCTGAGTGGGCAGTCGTCAAAGGGTGGGGATGGAGAAGAACAGAGCATGTCTGAGAACGAGGGAGGCGGAGCCAAAGATGAGGAGTCGTGCAGCACATCGGCCAATCAGATCAACGAGCAGATGCAGAGGATGCTGAATCAGCT GAGGGAGTGTGAGTTTGAAGATGACTGTGACAGCCTGGCCTGGGAGGAAACAGAAGAAACTCTTCTACTGTGGGAAGATTTTCCTGGATGCACACTTGGAGTGGAAACACAAGGAGAG GTGCAGGACGAGTCCATCGAAAAAGTGATTAAAGACACAGAGTCTCTGTTTAAATCCAGAGAGAAGGAATACCAGGACACTATAGACCAAATAGAG CTGGAACTGGCCACGGCGAAGAGTGACATGAACCGTCACCTGCACGAATACATGGAGATGTGCTCGATGAAAAGAGGCCTGGATGTCCAGATGGAGACCTGCAGGAGACTCATCACGCAGAGTGGAGACAG GAAGTCCACCTCCCTCATCACTCTGACGGTGGATGATTCGGACAGCGAGGAGAAGGACAGGAAGAAGCCAGCTCTACCTGCCAACTCTGAGAACAGAGATTCTTGCTGCGATATTAATGCTGCCATCCCTCCTCTGACTTGGAGAAAAccctag
- the LOC121657066 gene encoding vesicle-associated membrane protein 2-like isoform X2, which produces MSTPDAGTPGAPEGEGGPPAPAPNLTSNRRLQQTQAQVDEVVDIMRVNVDKVLERDQKLSELDDRADALQAGASQFESSAAKLKNKYWWKNCKMMIIMAIIGVIFVGVIFLYFFY; this is translated from the exons AT GTCAACTCCAGATGCAGGTACTCCAGGAGCTCCAGAGGGTGAGGGTGGCCCTCCAGCACCGGCCCCTAATCTGACAAGCAACAGAAGACTTCAGCAGACACAGGCACAGGTGGACGAG GTGGTGGACATCATGCGTGTGAACGTGGACAAAGTCTTGGAGAGGGATCAGAAGCTGTCAGAACTGGATGATCGGGCTGACGCCCTGCAGGCCGGAGCCTCTCAATTCGAGAGTAGCGCTGCCAAACTTAAGAACAAGTACTGGTGGAAAAACTGCAAG ATGATGATCATCATGGCCATTATAGGTGTTATATTTGTTGGAGTTATCTTCT TATATTTCTTCTACTGA